A stretch of the uncultured Desulfobacter sp. genome encodes the following:
- a CDS encoding YitT family protein: MNKTAAMTMKPTVMAHPVSASGNILNGTAAINSMLYNVSLITLGAILCAWTINTILVPHQFLSGGLAGVALIIHYVWPETSVGSLNFLLNIPILMVGWFYVGRRFMLYSIFGMVVFSLAVEWIPATQPIEDPMLAALLCGIVSGVGCALILKSVGSAGGIDIISVILLKQFSIRLGSTTLFANAAILLVSTVLFPMESILYTLIHIFVASRVIDLVITGMSKRKAVFIVSKQWQDIQQQIFNQLNRGVTIINGCGGYTGEEANLLYTVVTFGELNRLKALVKNTDPNTFLVVSDTVEVMGHGIGNQPHW; this comes from the coding sequence TTGAACAAAACTGCTGCTATGACAATGAAACCTACCGTGATGGCTCATCCGGTATCCGCTTCCGGCAACATTTTAAACGGAACCGCCGCTATCAACAGCATGTTATACAACGTATCCTTAATCACCCTGGGGGCCATCCTTTGCGCCTGGACAATCAACACGATCCTTGTTCCCCATCAGTTCCTGAGCGGTGGGCTGGCAGGGGTTGCCCTAATAATACACTATGTTTGGCCCGAAACCTCGGTGGGCAGCCTTAATTTTCTGTTGAATATCCCGATTCTCATGGTGGGATGGTTTTATGTAGGCCGCCGCTTTATGTTATACAGCATTTTTGGGATGGTTGTTTTTTCCTTGGCCGTGGAGTGGATTCCCGCAACCCAACCCATTGAGGATCCCATGCTGGCAGCTCTGCTTTGCGGCATTGTTTCAGGTGTAGGCTGTGCGCTCATATTAAAATCCGTGGGATCAGCCGGAGGAATTGATATTATATCGGTTATCCTGCTCAAACAATTCTCCATCCGGTTAGGTTCCACCACGCTTTTTGCAAATGCTGCAATTCTTTTGGTGTCCACTGTTTTGTTCCCCATGGAATCAATTCTTTATACATTGATTCATATATTTGTCGCCTCCCGGGTGATTGATCTGGTTATTACAGGTATGAGTAAACGCAAAGCCGTGTTCATCGTCTCAAAACAGTGGCAAGATATCCAGCAGCAAATTTTCAACCAGTTAAACCGGGGCGTAACCATCATTAACGGGTGCGGCGGATATACGGGCGAAGAGGCAAACCTGCTTTACACCGTTGTCACATTTGGTGAGCTGAATCGTTTAAAGGCCCTTGTAAAAAATACGGACCCAAACACATTTTTGGTGGTTTCCGATACCGTTGAGGTTATGGGACACGGTATTGGGAATCAACCCCACTGGTAA